Part of the Saimiri boliviensis isolate mSaiBol1 chromosome 21, mSaiBol1.pri, whole genome shotgun sequence genome is shown below.
CAATAAATGGCCCTGGGGCAGGCATGGCACGGGAGGCCCCCAGGCTGTGGGGAGGGGGTCTCGGGACCTGCGAACCTGAGTCTGGAAGGATGCACGTGACCAGGGCCCACTGTGTGTGCTGGGCTTGCTGGGCTCTGCATTTGGGGCGTCTACACTGTCCGCCCAAGTTGAGAGGACCCAGCGGGGCGGGGGCCACAGAGTGGGTTGGAAGGCCCGGGGATCACAGTTCTGGGTCAGGGAAGCTGGCTGTAGTCCgctccttcctcctgcctggcTCCAACCCCAGCACGTAGCCTCGTGTCTGCAGAATCCTGCTCAGGCAGCTGCCGAGGAAGGTGTTAGCTGTCAACCCAGGTGTTAGCTGATAACTCAAGTGTTAGCTGATAAGCCATAACCCTCCCAGGGGGATTCACTTTTTAATAGACTCGCTCCTGAAGGCGGAAAGAATCTCCAGCATTAGAAAAGGGGTGGGGGCTCAATGGCGGAAGGCGAGGCAGGAAAGCTTGCTCCGGGGTGATTGGCTCCGCTGGTGAGACCAGCTCTGGATGCGGCACCCCAGCAGGGGCTACTGCCCATGTAGAGCCTTGGTGAAGCCCCAGGTGCGTCTGGCCCTGCAGTGGAGGAGGGGTTGCAGGCCCCAGGGGCTGGCGGGGGAACCGACTGGGATGCTGTCCCTGCTGACGGCATCTGGGTGGGAGGGGCGCAGGCAGCTGGTACTGCAGGGGTTGGCTGGGGAGGAGTGAAGTCCTCCCAGGGAGGAGATGGAGCAGAGAATGAGGCcagggggcggaggctgcaggaGGGGTTCCTGCCAAGTTAGGAAGTGCTTGAAAGGAGGAAGTGTGGAGGAGAGAGCAGCCTGCCTGGGTGGCTGTGGGACGTGACTCCTCCTCCCGAGCCCTGGACACACTTGCTCTCTACCCCGGCCCTTGGGCAGCCAGGCACTGTCTCTAGAATAGCAGAGGTGCCCAGAGGGACCCCAGCCCCATAGCAGTGTTTCCTAGGCCTTGTGGGTGGACCCTCCACTGGGCCCCCTGGGACTCCTACAGTGTGGGCTCCCTATCACTGCCGTCCTGAGGAGGCACCTGCAGTCTCGAGTGCCCATTTCAGGAGGCCCTTGTGACCCGGCGGGCCGCTCCCGAGTATGTGAGCACTGGACGTGTGGTGTGGGGAGTCTGCAGATGTGGCTTCCAGGGGGAGTGTGTGGCTCCGAGCCGTGTTCTAGCCCAGTGTTGGCCATGGAGCCTGTGAAGCGGTGATCCTAACATCCCAGTTCCCAGGGGTGGCGGCCACATCTCCGTCCCAGCCCCAGGACCTCCTGAGACCCAATCCCCGGGGCCACCTGGCTCCAGAACCTCCAGCTCCTCCAGTACCCCTGCCCTGCCTGCTAACCACCCTGTCCTCTGCCCGTAGGGAGCCGGCTGCTGGCATGGGTGCTGTGGCTGCAGGCCTGGCGGGTGGCAGCCCCGTGCCCAGGTGCTTGCGTATGCTACAATGAGCCCAAGGTGACGACGAGCTGCCCCCAGCAAGGCCTGCAGGCTGTGCCCGCGGGCATCCCGGCCGCCAGCCAGCGCATCTTCCTGCACGGCAACCGCATCTCACACGTGCCGGCCGCCAGCTTCCGCGCCTGCCGCAACCTCACCATCCTGTGGCTGCACTCGAACGTGCTGGCCCGAATCGACGCGGCCGCCTTTGCCGGCCTAGCCCTGCTGGAGCAGCTGGACCTCAGCGACAACGCGCAGCTCCGGTCCGTGGACCCTGCCACGTTCCACGGCCTGGGCCGCCTGCACACGCTGCACCTGGACCGCTGCGGCCTGCAGGAGCTGGGCCTCGGCCTGTTCCGCGGCCTGGCCGCCCTGCAGTACCTCTATCTGCAGGACAACGCGCTGCAGGCGCTGCCTGATGACACCTTCCGCGACCTGGGCAACCTCACCCACCTCTTCCTGCACGGCAACCGCATCTCCAGTGTGCCCGAGCGGGCCTTCCGCGGCCTGCACAGCCTCGACCGCCTCCTGCTGCACCAGAACCGCGTGGCCCACGTGCACCCGCACGCCTTCCGTGACCTCGGCCGTCTCATGACGCTCTATCTGTTTGCCAACAATCTATCGGCACTGCCCACCGAGGCCCTGGCGCCCCTGCGTGCCCTGCAGTACCTGAGGCTCAACGACAACCCCTGGGTGTGTGACTGCCGGGCGCGCCCGCTCTGGGGCTGGCTGCAGAAGTTCCGAGGCTCCTCCTCGGAAGTGCCCTGCACCCTCCCCCAACGCCTGGCAGGCCGCGACCTCAAGCGCCTAGCTGCCAGTGACCTGGAGGGCTGCGCTGTGGCTGCCAGGCCCTACCACCCCATCTGGACCGGCCGGGCCACCAGCGAGGAGCCACTGGGGGTCCCCAAGTGCTGCCAGCCAGACGCCGCCGACAAGGCCTCggtgctggagcctgggagaccGGCCTCGGCAGGCAACGCGCTGAAGGGGCGCGTGCCGCCTGGTGACAGCCCGCCGGGCAACGGCTCCGGCCCGCGGCACATCAACGACTCCCCCTTTGGGACTCTGCCTGGCTCTGCCGAGCCCCCACTCACCGCAGTGCGGCCCGAGGGCTCCCAGCCACCCGGGTTCCCCACCTCAGGCCCTCGCCGGAGGCCAGGCTGTTCCCGCAGGAACCGCACCCGCGGCCACTGCCGTCTGGGCCAGGCGGGCAGCGGGGGCGGCGGGACCGGTGACTCGGAGGGCTCGGGTGCCCTGCCCAGCCTCGCCTGCAGCCTCGCCCCCTTGGGCCTGGCGCTGGTGCTGTGGACAATGCTGGGGCCCTGCTGACCCCCAGTGGACATGACAGTGTGCTCAGCAGCCAGGTGTGTGTACATACGGGGTCTCTCTCCACGCCGCCAGCCAGCCGGGCAGCCGACCCGtggggaggccaggccaggccctcCCTGACGGATGCCTCCCGCCCGCCACCCCCATCTCCACCCCATCATGTTTACAGGGTTCGGTGGCAGCGTTTGTTCCAGAACGCCGCCTCCCACCCAGATCGCGGTATATAGagatatgcattttattttacttgtgtaAAAATATCGGACGACGTGGAATAAAGAGCTCTTTTCTTAAGCTGTGGCTTCTCAGGCTAGGGTGCTGTGGGTGGTGAGAAACAGGGGTGGGTGCTGGACGGGCAGCCTCTTCCCCCATCACAAGGCCCCAGAGGAAGAGGAGTTGCCCAGCACCACAGGCGGGGCAGCCTGGGCCAAGGGCAGCTCCAATGCCAGGTGCCCCTGCCCCCCTCCACCGCACAGATGGTGTGTGCTTGGTGGCTGACATCATTGAGTCTGGCTGACGGAGCACACGCCGGGTCCATGGGTCTGGACATAGCAACCTCTGTGGGAACGTTTGCTCTGAGGCCCTCCAGTCCAGTCAGCCTGCCTGGGCAGCccccaggaggaggctgaggataAGGGATGCTCCTCCTAACGCtggtgggaggcagaagaggaaggtCCTGAGGAGAGGTGGATAGATCAGGTCCCCCACTGGGGGCTCCATGCACCCTCACACCACTGCTGGTGGTCACACTAGACCCCACATGCGGGTGCCCGGGGCACCTCCACTTACACCATGCCCACACCCCAAACACAGGCCCTGGTGGGTTTGCACGTCCCCGCACccatgtatgcatacacacattgcAAACACAGCATGGCAGGggacatatgtgcacacacacacacacacacacacagcagggcagggaacacacatgcacacacatgcacacagcaggGATCACAtgtgaacacatgcacacagcagggaacacgtgcacacacgtgcacacaccgCAGGGCAGGGAACACACGTGCACATACGTGCACGCACCGTGGGCTCTCAAGCAGCCGGCATCCAGGCAGAAATATGCACAGGCACGCTTTCCCACGGCCTGGGCCGAAGAGGACTCAGAAACAAAAGGCAAGGGCCACGTggccaggaagccttcccagggaagggccccctccccaccagggcagtggctggggatggggagagggagaaaaacagGGACGTGGGGGAGGGTGTGGGGGAGCGTTGCTGGTGGAGCCAGATGGTCGTGGGGGCGGCCGGGGCTCCAGAAGCCtggggggaggagaaggagggagaagtgGGGAGGACGAGCAGCAGCCAAGGCCCCAGCTCCTCCGCCCGCCCCTCTGCGCCTGTGCCGCAGCCCAGGCGGGAGCCCAGACCCTCCCGTCGCGCCAGGGCACTCAGGATTCGGTGGGCCTGTCTGGCCTGTACCCTCTTCAGGGTCCTCCCACATGCCCTGTCTTTTCTTCTGGGAGACCCTGTGCCTCTGCCCACAGGCGCTGAGGCCCCCCCATGTGGCTGCCCACACCTCCACCTGCAGTTTGGCCCTCTGCTTACCTGAGCTCCAGGGCTGGCAGccttaccaggggctgggggtagCTCAGGCAGGGCAGCCCTGCCGGGGCGGGGTGCTATTTGCCCGGGACTCCCTCTGCCGCCCCTCTGGGCCCAGGAGACCCTTGCAGTCCCAGCAGAAGCCTCTCTGTGGACAGCCTGATGTCAAGATGTTGCACGGTCTCTGCCCTGTGCCCGGAGCCCCACATCAGCACCCCTGGCACCCCCAGTCTCTGCGACCCCACAGCCAGGCCCAGGAGTCTGCCAGGCTGTGCCTGGGCACTGGCATGGGCAGGGATTTATTAATCCCGTTTTTCTGCCAAGTGGCCCCTGTCATGCCTGAGAAGATACAGCCAAACTGCTGGATCTGGGGTAGGGCTCTCAGCTGAGGCTGGGGGCTCCTGCAGTCAGAGCCAGGAAACCAAAGTCACCCATTTGCAAAGAGCCTTGAGCCCCGCCTGAGTGGCCCACCTGCAGTGGATGCTGGTGGCCTCGGAGCTGCCTGGCTTGCGGAAGGACAGCAGGACCCACCTCAGCTTGCACCTCCAGGATGAGGAGCTCATGACTTCTGCTGGGCCTACTCCTCACCAAAAAGCCAGCACCTGTCACCCTCAGGCCACCTTCGGTGCTGACTGTCACTACCAGCTGCCCTCAGGGCTCTGCATCCTCCCCTCCCGGCCAGAGTGGGGGTGCAGTGGCAGGGGTGAGGAGTGGGGCACAGTCCCACCAGACCTGAGGGGGGTGAGAGGAAGGAAGTGGACGAGTTTTAAGTCGGACTCAGCAGGATGCATGGACGCTTCCATGGGGTGGAGGCGGCGGGTGGGGCTCCCAGGCGTCCGCCCTGAGCAGCCGGCACGGGGCACCCGTCCCTGAGATGGGGGCGCCTAGAGGAGCGGCCGCTTTGTCGAGGCCCAGGAGACATCTGGGCGGGGGTGTCGCGTGGGCTGTGCAGGCTGAGCTCAGCAGAGGGGCCCGGCTGGAGGACACATTTGGGAGTCGTGAGCACTTGGGTGATATTTACAGCCCAGGAAGAGATGAGCTCACCGGCCGGCCGCTGCTGACgaggggctgggagggggcggggcgtTGGGCCAGGGCCCAGGGACTCAGCTCCTTCCTGCACCCACCCCGACACTCCCTGGCTCCGCCTGCCCAGCCCTGGCCAGCTGGGCCCCTGAGGTCGGGTGCTGgacaggcaggggctgggggtggcagCTGGTGTCCAGCCATGGTCACCCAGACCCCAGAGCAGGCGCAGAAAGCTAATTAAAGCAGCATGAATCAGCCGAGTGTGTCAAACCCCACCCCCTACATGCGGGCTGCTGGTCCACCACAGACTCTCCTGGCCCCATCCAAAGATGCCCGGCCAGCCCCGGGCACCTTGTGGACCAAATCCTTCACACATCAAGGGCCCGCTCCTGCATCCCAGGCCCAGCCAGGGCAGCATCACCCAGCACAACTGGTGGAGGCGACAGCTGGGCTGGGCTCACGGTGGCTGCAGCGGTCCTGGGTGGGGGACAGTGGGGAGCAACGATCAGATGTTGGGGCCAGGTTGGGCTGCTCCGGACACCCTCTCAGCCACCCCGACTCCACCCCAGTCTCCACCTGGGGGCCGAGCTGCCCCGGAGCTGCCCTGTACACCTGTCTGCCTGGGACTGCAGGGTTCGCCCTATCCTCAGTGGGGGCCGCCTGCCCCCTGTTTACCTGGCTGCCCGGGGCTTTGCACAGTAATTgggagaattattttttaatccttaaaTTAGTTCTGAAATAATAGAAGCCGCAGAATGTTCAGCAGCCGATGGTAAACTAACGTCCAGCGAGACCAAGAACATGCCGGAAACAAGTTGAGAGGGAAGcaagtgtttgtgtgtggtgtgagcgGGGGCCCCGGGGCTGGTGACTGCTgcggaggcaggggtggggggctcCTCACTGCCAGGCTGCCTGCAGCTCTCAGCCCGGGCTGGGTGGGCACCTCACACTCATGTCCCCCTGGAAGACACTGCTCATGTCCTCAGGGTGCAGATGAGGCCACAGAGGCCCAGAGGCATCAAGCCGCGTGTCAGGCAGGACTGGACTTGAGGCCACTCGGGAGCAGACCCTTCGCTGCCCACGGTGGCTGTGGCCCCGAACGCTTTTTCCCTCACAGTTCCCGGGGACATCATGAGACCCTGGATGTCAGTTCCCTCCACTGCGCGCAGCCTGGGGATGTCACTCGGGGGTGGCACCCTGAGCTGTGGGGAGCTTGTGACTGAGGCAGCTCTGTGTCTGGTCAGCTGGCCTTTGGGTGGCCTCTGGACACAGTGAGGAGGCCCAGCCCTCGACTCAGTTTCCCCCGTGGTGCCAGCCCGCCTGGCGGCCACTCTCACACCCACATTTCTCACTGGTGGCCTTGTCCTTGGTCCTGCCTGGCCCCCAGCTGGCTCCTTTCCCACCTTGCTCCAGGCTAGGCCTCTCCAAGGACCCTGCCCAGCAGCCCGGTCCTTGTGCACACCACAGCCTGGGCTTGGCAGGGCTCCCCACGTGAGGCCCGGGTGGGTAATAGTCCAGCGGCCAGTGTCGGCAAATGGCGTACCTCAGCCCCCCCGCCCCGGGCACAGCAGCTCCAGGACCCCATCATCCCAAGGCCTTGGAGAGGGGCTGTGACGGGTGTGGGCCCGGGGCCCCCAGAGCCACTCCTTTTGGGAGGGTGCATGTGTCGGGGCCCAGGGCCCCCCAGCGGCTGGCCTGACCCCGAAGTGCCAACCCCCATCTAGAGGCCAAGCTCCTCAGAGGAGGCCGTGGGACTTCCCTGGCTGGTCAGGCTTCTCCGGGGCTAGGGCCCGGTGCTCTTGCCTTTTGCTGGGGGAGGTGGGGCTCTGCCAGGGCACAGCTCTCCAGAAGCCCCATCCAGGTAGGTCGCACTCCCCACCTGCCTCTGTGCTGCAGGGGAGTCCtgctcccaggagcaggggacccTTCCTGGGCCAAGCCTGGAGTCCTGAGCCAGCGGGCGAAGGAGCAGACCCCTGTCCAGCTTCGTGTCCcctgctgcctccaacccccacccccaccccagaacACCTTAGGATCTTCTTGGTCCTTCCATTCAACATTCAGTTCTGCCACCACtccctcctccaagaagccctccCTGATGCTCCAGGCTGGTCCTCACCCAGCCAGGTGGTCATGGAGTGGATCTACAGTGCCCAGACCCGCACGGCCAGAGCCAGGGTCAGGTCACTACCCCTCAATGGCCCTCTGCTTCTGTGCCCGTTTTAAGGAACGAGTAAACCCTCATGG
Proteins encoded:
- the RTN4R gene encoding reticulon-4 receptor, translated to MKRASAGGSRLLAWVLWLQAWRVAAPCPGACVCYNEPKVTTSCPQQGLQAVPAGIPAASQRIFLHGNRISHVPAASFRACRNLTILWLHSNVLARIDAAAFAGLALLEQLDLSDNAQLRSVDPATFHGLGRLHTLHLDRCGLQELGLGLFRGLAALQYLYLQDNALQALPDDTFRDLGNLTHLFLHGNRISSVPERAFRGLHSLDRLLLHQNRVAHVHPHAFRDLGRLMTLYLFANNLSALPTEALAPLRALQYLRLNDNPWVCDCRARPLWGWLQKFRGSSSEVPCTLPQRLAGRDLKRLAASDLEGCAVAARPYHPIWTGRATSEEPLGVPKCCQPDAADKASVLEPGRPASAGNALKGRVPPGDSPPGNGSGPRHINDSPFGTLPGSAEPPLTAVRPEGSQPPGFPTSGPRRRPGCSRRNRTRGHCRLGQAGSGGGGTGDSEGSGALPSLACSLAPLGLALVLWTMLGPC